In Athene noctua chromosome 7, bAthNoc1.hap1.1, whole genome shotgun sequence, the following proteins share a genomic window:
- the TBR1 gene encoding T-box brain protein 1, with the protein MQLEHCLSPSIMLSKKFLNVSSSYPHAGGSELALHDHPIISTTDNLERSSPLKKITRGMTNQSDTDNFPDSKDTPGDVQRNKLSPVLDGVSELRHSFDGSAADRYLLSQSSQPQSAASAPSTMFPYPSQHGPAHPAFSIASPSRYMAHHPVITNGAYNSLLSNSSPQGYPTAGYPYPQQYGHSYQGAPFYQFSSTQPGLVPGKAQVYLCNRPLWLKFHRHQTEMIITKQGRRMFPFLSFNISGLDPTAHYNIFVDVILADPNHWRFQGGKWVPCGKADTNVQGNRVYMHPDSPNTGAHWMRQEISFGKLKLTNNKGASNNNGQMVVLQSLHKYQPRLHVVEVNEDGTEDTNQPGRVQTFTFPETQFIAVTAYQNTDITQLKIDHNPFAKGFRDNYDTIYTGCDMDRLTPSPNDSPRSQIVPGARYAMAGSFLQDQFVSNYAKSRFHPGAGAGPGPGADRSVPHTNGLLSPQQAEDPGAPSPQRWFVAPANNRLDFAASAYDTATDFAGNAATLLSYAAAGVKALPLQAAGCAGRPLGYYADPSGWGARSPPQYCSKSGSVLSCWPNSAAAARMAAGNPYLGEEAESLAPERSPLPGAEDSKPKDLSDSSWIETPSSIKSIDSTDSGIYEQAKRRRISPSDTPVSESSSPLKSEVLTQRDCEKTCAKDIGYYGFYSHS; encoded by the exons ATGCAGCTGGAGCATTGTCTTTCTCCCTCTATCATGCTCTCCAAGAAATTTCTCAATGTGAGCAGCAGTTACCCACATGCAGGCGGATCTGAGCTTGCCTTGCATGATCATCCCATTATCTCGACCACTGACAACCTGGAGAGAAGTTcacctttgaaaaaaattaccaGGGGGATGACGAATCAGTCAGATACAGACAATTTTCCTGACTCCAAGGACACACCAGGGGACGTCCAGAGAAATAAACTCTCTCCCGTCTTGGACGGGGTCTCTGAGCTTCGTCACAGTTTCGATGGATCTGCTGCAGATCGCTATCTGCTCTCTCAGTCCAGCCAGCCCCagtctgctgcctctgctcctaGTACCATGTTCCCTTACCCCAGCCAGCATGGACCTGCTCACCCAGCCTTCTCCATCGCCAGCCCCAGCCGCTACATGGCTCACCATCCTGTGATCACCAACGGAGCTTATAACAGCCTCTTGTCCAACTCTTCTCCACAAGGCTACCCCACGGCGGGCTACCCGTACCCCCAGCAGTATGGCCATTCCTACCAAGGGGCACCTTTCTACCAGTTCTCCTCCACCCAGCCGGGGCTAGTTCCCGGCAAGGCTCAGGTCTACCTGTGCAACAGGCCACTCTGGCTGAAATTCCACCGGCACCAGACGGAGATGATCATCACGAAGCAGGGGAG gcGCATGTTCCCTTTCCTAAGTTTTAATATTTCTGGTCTCGACCCCACGGCTCACTACAATATTTTTGTGGATGTAATTTTGGCGGATCCCAACCACTGGAGATTTCAGGGAGGCAAATGGGTTCCTTGCGGCAAGGCGGACACCAATGTACAAG GAAACCGGGTGTACATGCACCCCGACTCCCCCAACACGGGAGCCCACTGGATGCGCCAGGAAATCTCCTTTGGGAAACTAAAACTTACAAACAATAAAGGAGCATCAAACAACAACGGGCAG ATGGTGGTTTTGCAGTCCCTCCACAAGTACCAGCCCCGCTTGCATGTGGTGGAGGTGAACGAAGACGGGACGGAGGACACCAACCAGCCGGGCAGAGTGCAGACCTTCACCTTCCCCGAGACCCAGTTCATAGCAGTCACCGCCTACCAGAACACCGAT ATCACACAGCTGAAAATAGACCACAACCCTTTCGCAAAAGGCTTCCGAGACAATTATGACAC GATCTACACGGGCTGCGACATGGACCGGCTGACGCCCTCCCCCAACGACTCGCCCCGCTCGCAGATCGTGCCCGGGGCCCGCTACGCCATGGCCGGCTCCTTCCTCCAGGACCAGTTCGTGAGTAACTACGCCAAGTCCCGCTTCCACCCCGGGGCAGGAGCcggcccggggcccggcgccgaccGCAGCGTGCCCCACACCAACGGGCTGCTCTCCCCACAGCAAGCCGAGGACCCGGGGGCCCCCTCGCCGCAGCGCTGGTTCGTCGCCCCCGCCAACAACCGCCTCGACTTCGCCGCCTCCGCCTACGACACGGCCACCGACTTCGCCGGCAACGCGGCCACGCTGCTCTCCTACGCGGCCGCCGGCGTCAAGGCGCTGCCGCTGCAGGCGgccggctgcgccgggcggccgcTGGGCTACTACGCCGACCCCTCGGGCTGGggggcccgcagccccccgcagtACTGCAGCAAGTCGGGCTCCGTGCTCTCCTGCTGGCCCAacagcgcggcggcggcccgcaTGGCCGCCGGCAACCCCTACCTGGGGGAGGAGGCGGAGAGCCTGGCCCCCGAGCGGTCCCCCTTGCCGGGCGCCGAGGACTCCAAGCCCAAAGATTTGTCCGACTCCAGCTGGATCGAGACGCCGTCGTCCATTAAGTCCATCGACTCCACCGATTCTGGGATTTACGAGCAGGCCAAAAGGAGGCGGATCTCCCCCTCGGACACCCCGGTGTCCGAGAGCTCCTCGCCCCTCAAGAGCGAGGTGCTCACCCAGCGGGACTGCGAAAAGACCTGCGCCAAGGACATCGGCTACTACGGCTTCTACTCGCACAGCTAg